A single Clostridiales bacterium DNA region contains:
- a CDS encoding stage 0 sporulation family protein, translating to MITVVGVRFKKAGKIYYFDPANIAVKVGDPVIVETARGIEYGEAVLGPKQIGEDEIIAPLKKVLRVADDRDKAKNEENKVKEKQAFEICLKKIEEHGLSMKLIDVEYTFDNNKVIFYFTADGRVDFRELVKDLASVFKTRIELRQIGVRDEAKMVGGLGPCGRPLCCRTFLGEFEPVSIKMAKEQNLSLNPTKISGICGRLMCCLKYEQETYECIRKVLPKVGSIVNTPAGKGEVIENSVVKECVKVKVKMNNDEEVKTFPICAISMVKGETEGEVSDENIKIEQGDEVTPEEIKNLFKE from the coding sequence TTGATAACGGTTGTAGGTGTAAGATTTAAAAAAGCTGGGAAAATATATTATTTTGACCCTGCTAATATAGCTGTAAAGGTCGGAGATCCTGTAATAGTCGAAACTGCAAGAGGTATAGAATACGGCGAGGCTGTTTTAGGTCCAAAGCAGATAGGTGAGGATGAAATAATTGCACCGCTCAAGAAAGTTTTAAGGGTGGCCGATGATAGAGATAAAGCAAAAAATGAAGAAAATAAAGTTAAGGAAAAGCAGGCCTTTGAAATATGTTTAAAAAAAATAGAAGAGCACGGGCTGTCAATGAAACTTATAGATGTTGAATATACATTTGATAATAATAAGGTAATATTTTATTTTACAGCCGATGGAAGAGTGGATTTCAGAGAATTGGTAAAAGATCTTGCCTCTGTATTCAAAACGAGGATCGAGCTCAGGCAGATAGGGGTGAGGGATGAAGCTAAAATGGTCGGCGGCCTCGGGCCATGTGGCAGGCCTCTATGCTGTCGAACATTTCTCGGAGAGTTTGAACCTGTATCTATAAAGATGGCAAAGGAGCAGAATTTGTCTTTGAATCCAACAAAAATATCGGGAATCTGCGGGAGATTGATGTGCTGCTTAAAATACGAACAAGAGACTTACGAATGCATAAGGAAGGTTTTGCCAAAGGTTGGGAGCATTGTAAATACTCCGGCCGGGAAGGGTGAAGTAATAGAAAACAGCGTCGTAAAGGAATGTGTAAAGGTCAAGGTAAAAATGAACAACGATGAGGAAGTAAAGACTTTTCCGATCTGCGCAATATCTATGGTGAAGGGTGAAACTGAAGGCGAAGTTTCCGATGAGAATATCAAAATTGAACAGGGCGATGAAGTAACTCCCGAAGAGATTAAAAATCTTTTTAAAGAATAA
- a CDS encoding 4Fe-4S binding protein, with protein sequence MAYKITDACVSCGTCESECPVNAISQGDTKYVIDPDKCISCGNCANVCPVGAPEEE encoded by the coding sequence ATGGCATATAAAATTACCGATGCTTGTGTAAGCTGTGGAACATGTGAATCGGAGTGCCCGGTAAATGCAATTTCTCAGGGTGATACGAAATATGTAATAGATCCGGATAAATGCATAAGCTGTGGCAATTGTGCTAATGTTTGCCCGGTTGGAGCACCTGAAGAGGAATAA
- a CDS encoding tRNA1(Val) (adenine(37)-N6)-methyltransferase, which produces MEIKIKENERIDDLECKGLKIIQAKDGFCFGIDAVLLANFAVVKRGQRIIDLGTGTGVIPILLSGKTEASEIVGIEIQEDMAEMAQRSVMLNGLADKVKIINEDLKNAVNIFGKESFSIVITNPPYKHFGSGIINPFDKLAISRHEIKCTLEDVISVSAMLLKNNGHFYMVHRPERIVDIIYLMRNNKIEPKSIRFVQPYDDKKPNLMLIDGLKNGKPFLKFLDPLIIYDKNKNYTREIIDIYGRDK; this is translated from the coding sequence ATGGAGATTAAGATAAAAGAAAATGAAAGGATAGATGATCTGGAATGCAAGGGCCTTAAGATAATACAGGCTAAAGATGGGTTTTGCTTTGGCATAGATGCGGTACTTCTTGCAAATTTTGCAGTTGTGAAAAGGGGACAGAGAATAATCGACCTGGGCACAGGTACCGGTGTAATACCGATATTGCTCTCAGGTAAAACCGAAGCTTCAGAAATTGTGGGAATTGAGATACAGGAAGATATGGCAGAGATGGCGCAAAGAAGCGTAATGTTAAACGGATTAGCCGATAAAGTGAAAATAATAAACGAAGATCTTAAGAATGCCGTGAATATTTTTGGAAAGGAAAGCTTTAGTATCGTCATCACCAATCCGCCGTATAAACATTTCGGTTCGGGTATTATTAACCCCTTTGATAAGCTTGCGATTTCGAGGCATGAAATAAAGTGCACGCTGGAGGATGTAATATCCGTATCAGCTATGCTTCTTAAGAACAACGGGCACTTTTATATGGTGCATAGACCCGAAAGAATTGTAGATATAATATATTTAATGAGAAATAATAAAATAGAGCCTAAGTCCATAAGGTTCGTGCAGCCTTATGATGATAAAAAGCCCAACCTTATGCTTATAGATGGATTGAAAAATGGTAAGCCGTTTTTAAAATTTTTAGATCCGTTAATAATATATGATAAAAATAAAAATTATACCCGGGAAATAATCGACATATACGGGAGAGATAAATAA
- the rsmI gene encoding 16S rRNA (cytidine(1402)-2'-O)-methyltransferase → MTGKLFLCGTPIGNLEDITERAKRILSEVDLIAAEDTRQTLKLLNHFDIKKELVSYHEHNKIERGPKLIESLKAGLNIALVTDAGMPGISDPGEDIVRLCIDEGIGVEVIPGPTASITALVISGFPTRRFIFEGFLPKGGKERRKIIEELKNETRTVIVYEAPHRIKATLKELYECLGDREIAICRELTKKFEEVIRTGLKDASRIYDDREPKGEFVIVIKGKSVEDIEKQNQKVWENISVDDHINMYIKRGMNKKDAMKKVAKDRGVSKRDIYKQQLTSRDN, encoded by the coding sequence ATGACAGGAAAATTGTTCTTATGCGGTACACCGATTGGAAATCTGGAAGATATAACTGAGAGAGCAAAGCGTATATTAAGTGAAGTGGATTTAATAGCTGCAGAAGATACCAGGCAAACTCTGAAGCTGTTAAATCATTTCGATATAAAGAAGGAACTGGTGAGTTACCATGAACATAACAAGATTGAAAGGGGACCGAAGCTGATTGAAAGTTTAAAAGCAGGGCTTAATATTGCATTAGTTACCGACGCCGGCATGCCGGGAATATCGGATCCGGGAGAGGACATTGTAAGGCTTTGTATCGATGAGGGTATAGGGGTGGAAGTTATACCTGGTCCCACGGCATCCATAACCGCTCTTGTGATATCAGGATTCCCTACAAGAAGATTTATATTTGAAGGTTTTCTTCCTAAAGGCGGCAAGGAGAGAAGGAAAATAATCGAAGAACTTAAAAATGAAACGAGGACGGTTATAGTATATGAAGCACCTCACAGGATAAAGGCAACATTAAAAGAACTTTATGAATGCCTGGGTGATAGGGAAATTGCAATATGCCGCGAATTGACTAAAAAATTCGAAGAGGTAATAAGAACGGGCTTGAAGGATGCATCAAGAATATATGACGACAGGGAGCCAAAGGGGGAGTTTGTTATAGTAATAAAGGGAAAAAGCGTCGAGGATATAGAAAAACAGAACCAAAAAGTATGGGAAAATATATCCGTTGACGATCATATAAATATGTATATTAAAAGGGGTATGAACAAAAAAGATGCCATGAAAAAAGTCGCAAAAGATAGGGGAGTTTCAAAACGCGATATATATAAACAACAATTGACAAGCCGTGACAATTAA
- a CDS encoding AbrB/MazE/SpoVT family DNA-binding domain-containing protein: MKSTGIVRRVDELGRVVIPIELRRTLDIAEKDALEIYVDGEQIILKKYEPACIFCGQARDVLQYKGKNICRKCLEDIKTKKIEE; this comes from the coding sequence ATGAAATCAACAGGTATTGTAAGAAGGGTAGACGAGCTTGGAAGAGTCGTTATCCCTATCGAATTAAGGAGAACTCTGGACATTGCTGAAAAGGATGCCTTGGAAATATATGTAGATGGCGAACAGATAATTTTAAAGAAATACGAACCAGCATGCATATTTTGTGGACAGGCTAGAGATGTTCTTCAATATAAGGGCAAGAATATCTGCAGAAAATGTCTGGAAGATATAAAGACGAAAAAAATTGAAGAGTGA
- a CDS encoding DUF6106 family protein, with protein sequence MDRYHEQLTSAYKSGLHGFYSILSIFLAFLCLVTIFNVPVAGIIFGGLAVLCYFLKRREFVEFEYSFTSGEIDIDKIIEAKRRKKVINFDINEIIMMAPVGSTFLDGTPKGKKIIAYPKNTKERIFEIVLNKNGEVKDIYFIPDDEFVTLCFRSNPRSVKKKDFV encoded by the coding sequence ATGGATAGGTATCATGAACAATTAACTTCTGCCTATAAAAGTGGGCTTCACGGTTTTTACAGCATTCTTTCTATTTTTCTTGCTTTTTTGTGTTTAGTTACAATATTTAATGTTCCGGTAGCAGGTATAATATTTGGCGGATTGGCGGTACTTTGTTATTTTCTGAAACGCCGTGAGTTTGTAGAATTTGAATATTCTTTTACAAGCGGCGAAATAGATATCGATAAAATAATAGAAGCCAAAAGGAGAAAAAAGGTTATCAATTTTGATATAAATGAAATCATTATGATGGCACCTGTTGGGAGCACTTTTCTGGATGGCACGCCAAAGGGAAAGAAGATTATAGCATATCCTAAAAATACAAAAGAAAGGATATTTGAAATTGTTTTAAACAAAAACGGAGAGGTCAAGGATATTTATTTCATTCCTGATGATGAGTTTGTCACGCTGTGCTTCAGGAGCAATCCTAGAAGTGTTAAGAAAAAGGATTTTGTATAA